Proteins found in one Chthonomonadales bacterium genomic segment:
- a CDS encoding prepilin-type N-terminal cleavage/methylation domain-containing protein, translating to MTRQRGFTLIEMLVALVMLALITVATAYALTAGLRAQADMRRRADSADEARALLAIIARDLQAAYASADNPGAVFVAEGVNTGQVLELSTLAGRVRRPSTPQQGATGMFAPQGDESEPPQSDLVWIVYSVDPEYGLLSRTVRPVPNVDAAPQPDAPEALLSRSVASLELMFGDADGSERADWRYVNPSAAQDEGGANVMQDVDTTLPRFVDVRLEIATGRGQSEIYTTSVGLATPEPRAAIEQPAAAGANAGGGGPGGGGPGGGGGPGGGGPGGGGPGGGGPGGPGTSSAGPRGIPQATLPRPGGALPGLPGVAAPGARQ from the coding sequence ATGACCCGACAACGCGGCTTCACGCTCATCGAGATGCTGGTGGCCCTGGTGATGCTGGCGCTCATCACCGTCGCGACAGCCTACGCGCTCACGGCGGGCCTGCGCGCTCAGGCCGACATGCGCCGCCGCGCCGACAGCGCCGACGAGGCTCGCGCGCTGCTCGCGATCATCGCGCGCGACCTGCAAGCCGCATACGCCTCCGCCGACAACCCCGGCGCGGTGTTCGTGGCCGAGGGCGTGAACACTGGGCAGGTGCTCGAGCTCAGCACGCTCGCGGGCCGCGTCCGGCGCCCATCGACGCCCCAACAGGGGGCGACGGGCATGTTCGCCCCTCAGGGCGACGAGAGCGAGCCGCCGCAGTCCGATCTGGTCTGGATCGTCTACAGCGTAGATCCCGAGTACGGACTGCTGTCGCGCACGGTTCGGCCGGTGCCCAACGTCGACGCGGCGCCACAGCCCGACGCGCCCGAGGCGCTCCTGTCGCGCAGCGTTGCCAGCCTGGAGCTTATGTTCGGTGACGCGGACGGCAGCGAGCGCGCTGACTGGCGGTACGTGAACCCGTCCGCCGCCCAGGATGAGGGCGGCGCAAACGTGATGCAGGACGTGGACACGACCCTTCCGCGCTTCGTGGACGTACGGCTCGAGATAGCGACCGGCCGGGGGCAGAGCGAGATCTACACGACATCGGTCGGGCTTGCCACGCCCGAGCCGCGCGCCGCCATCGAGCAACCCGCCGCCGCCGGCGCGAACGCGGGCGGCGGCGGCCCCGGAGGCGGCGGCCCCGGAGGCGGCGGCGGCCCCGGAGGCGGCGGCCCCGGAGGTGGTGGCCCCGGAGGCGGCGGCCCCGGAGGCCCGGGAACCTCGTCGGCCGGGCCGCGCGGCATCCCGCAGGCGACGCTGCCCCGGCCAGGCGGCGCGCTGCCCGGATTGCCCGGCGTCGCTGCTCCGGGGGCCCGTC
- a CDS encoding type II secretion system protein, protein MSGRAASRQRGFTLIEMMVAAVLLMLGVVASMACVSTATRWSGVAHEYTIAGMLAQRQLARLAADPANLASGDQQGEFGDEYPNYAWDVTAEQTDLPDLVRVTMTVSWSSGPIRRSAVFITYESTAEQAAGAEAGAGAAPR, encoded by the coding sequence ATGAGCGGGCGCGCCGCTAGCCGCCAGCGTGGCTTCACGCTCATCGAGATGATGGTGGCGGCCGTGCTGCTGATGCTCGGCGTCGTCGCGTCGATGGCCTGCGTCTCCACGGCGACTCGCTGGTCTGGCGTGGCGCACGAGTACACGATCGCGGGCATGCTCGCTCAGCGCCAGCTCGCGCGGCTGGCGGCTGACCCCGCCAACCTGGCGTCCGGAGACCAGCAGGGCGAGTTCGGCGACGAGTACCCCAACTACGCATGGGACGTGACGGCGGAGCAGACGGACCTGCCAGACCTCGTGCGAGTGACGATGACGGTCTCCTGGAGCAGTGGCCCAATCCGCCGCTCGGCGGTCTTCATCACCTACGAGAGCACTGCGGAGCAGGCGGCCGGTGCGGAAGCCGGCGCTGGAGCGGCGCCCCGATGA
- the gspG gene encoding type II secretion system major pseudopilin GspG encodes MHSSLRGRRARRGFTLIELLVVIVILAILAVVVIPRVTGRIEDARVASATTTVSTLDQHLEAYKVDTGSYPSSDQGLQALVSNVGNEAKWNGPYIKNGMPNDPWGHPYNYRYPGEHGVDYDIYSSGPDGQAGTNDDIGNWNLQQ; translated from the coding sequence ATGCACAGCAGCTTACGGGGCCGGCGCGCACGGCGCGGCTTCACGCTCATCGAGCTCCTTGTCGTCATCGTCATCCTGGCCATCCTCGCGGTCGTGGTGATCCCGAGGGTCACCGGCCGCATCGAGGACGCCCGCGTCGCCAGCGCAACGACCACCGTGAGCACTCTGGACCAGCATCTGGAGGCCTACAAGGTCGACACGGGCAGCTACCCGTCGAGCGACCAGGGACTCCAGGCCCTGGTCTCCAACGTGGGCAACGAGGCCAAGTGGAACGGGCCCTACATCAAGAACGGGATGCCCAACGACCCGTGGGGCCATCCGTACAACTACCGCTATCCCGGCGAGCATGGCGTGGACTACGACATCTACTCGTCCGGGCCCGATGGCCAGGCAGGCACGAACGACGACATCGGCAACTGGAACCTGCAGCAGTGA